The DNA window atagaaaagaaaatatttagtcaATCTAATCCATTCAGATGTCACCTGCTTTAAACAACATACACAGAGGCATTATGAACCAAGCTGGATTTTGGCTGAACTTATCCATTTGTTTTAAGCTAAGAAGCCTTTACTCTCAGAGTGGGCAAGTTTTCAACACACCCATGAACAGCATGGTAcaggggaaaaagcaaaccagaacaGAATTTGATGGCTTTACACTGACATGACAATCTTCATAGTCTAACTCTGCTGCCTCCTTATCCTTTCTATGGGCTTTCCACAAGGCCCTTGTCGATAATCAAAATTTTAGGAAATTGAGTTCTCATGCTCCACAGATCAGAAAGATAAAACCTACATAAGGTTTGTTAATCTAAGCTTTCCCCAGGAAAGCCTACACTAATCAAAGGACTGCACAGAAGACTCCATTTGCAATGACTGGCATTCATTTTATCAGGCACTACAATTTGGATTaaacaaggaaagaagcagATTATTTGTTTCTCCAGTTTTAGATAAATTGCCAACATAAACTTAAGAATTTAAATCACTGATTTCTTCCCATTCTTAagtttttctttaggaaagatatatttaagatatattttaaaaatctacttttgCACTAGTGTACACAACTAGTCGTGCAAGTTCACAAGCTGAAGCAAGTACTGGTTTAGAAGACAGCATCCCATCCAGTCTGTGATTAGGAATGATACCACAGAGTCTAGCACATTATGACCCAATTCATAAATATATGTTCTCACTGGTAAAGTTGTGGAGATGTTCCATAACCAAAATATTCCCATACTACTAGAAAGACCTGTATATATTAAGCATTGGTAGGAAATTGTATAGCTGAGCTATTTCATAACTAAGGGAAAGCAATTACCACAAGAGCTTtatcaattttcttctttctggtttttactATCGGGATATCTTTTATCCCTGGTATTCCAGTAACAAGCCATGAAGGTCCACTCTCGGAAATTACTGCAGCCTCCTCAGATGCTTTGGCAGGAGCTTCAGTTTCCATGTCTGGGACAACCTTGTCACTTTGCTCTTCATTTGATTCATTAGAGGCCAACACCGTGGAAAGCCTCCTTCTAGAAAATACAGCTCGAGAGCTTTGGCTTAATTCTTGTGAGTCAAACACTGTTGCAAGCCTTTTTGGGGACATATGAGGGAAGTATGCTTCAACACCTACTAATGAGACTTGAGCTAATGATCTATTTAGATGTGACTGTGGCACTGGAGATCCATAAGCTCTCTTACTGGCATCTTGGTCCTTGACTGACTGATTTGTCAAATCTGTAAGAGATGGCATTGTTCTTGAAAGCACTGAGTCCACTGGAGTGCTGTGTTTCACCATTCTCTTTTTCAGAGATCTTTtaacattcagaaaagaatCTTCTTCCTCTGACATCTTGAAGTCAGGTTTATTACcttaagaaaataagagaaaattgTATCATTGCTCACCTAGTGAGAGATACTATGTAAGGTGTTCAGATGCTGCAAAAACAAATTCAAGGTGTTCCTATTTTCATGTCTTCATTCTGTCTTTAAATGGACTTTATCCTTTGTATAGATCAGTGTTCTTCAAGGATTTGGAAGAGCCATGTTGAAAACATAACATTAGAAGACAGCTTGCCACGCATACAACATTAACTCCTGTCCCAGCCCTCTGCATGGGGAGCTCTAAATATGTTAGAACTTTAAGATATTTCATTAACTGCAACATCattaaaacagtgttttctccttcagaGTACACATGTTGCAGTTGCTAACACTCGGTagataaataaaagctgttacATGCTAGAGGAATTTTTGCTACACTGTGGTAATCTAAGCGCTCTAGAGAGATGTGCAGAGACCTTCTGGATTCAAACAAGCATCTCTTGCTCCAACtggcattttgtttctcttattttcataAAAGGGGGCTC is part of the Balearica regulorum gibbericeps isolate bBalReg1 chromosome 2, bBalReg1.pri, whole genome shotgun sequence genome and encodes:
- the CCDC201 gene encoding coiled-coil domain-containing protein 201, giving the protein MSEEEDSFLNVKRSLKKRMVKHSTPVDSVLSRTMPSLTDLTNQSVKDQDASKRAYGSPVPQSHLNRSLAQVSLVGVEAYFPHMSPKRLATVFDSQELSQSSRAVFSRRRLSTVLASNESNEEQSDKVVPDMETEAPAKASEEAAVISESGPSWLVTGIPGIKDIPIVKTRKKKIDKALVRKKQRAWVLRQLKNIEEATEHELTIEEA